AGGGAAGTAGGCAATTAATAATTTTGGTATGTTTCTTGTTTATATTGGAGTATAAATTATTATTAAATGAACAAATACAAAAAATTAGCAATTAGTATTGCCTTTGATGCTTTAGGCTATGTCTCTTTCGTAATCCCAGGTTTTGGAGAATTTACCGATGTGGTATGGGCTCCTGTATCAGCTTGGTTAATGACGAAGCTATACAAAGGTAAACCAGGTAAAATTGCGGCTGTTATTTCCTTTTTGGAAGAAGCAGCTCCAGGCCTAGATGTTATTCCAACATTTACCCTTATGTGGCTTTATACCTACGTGTATAAGGCAAAAGAAACAATTATTGAGGTTTAGATGAATATTTCCAAATTGGTTAACCAATTCTGTGAATAATATAGCATTTAGCGCTTTTTGTAAGTGAATTTTAAATAATTAGGCTAAAGAAATAGAAGAATTATAATTCTATTTGATATGTTATTTTTTTTATTGACTTCCCACAAAACATTCGTATTTTTGATTTTAAATTACAATGATAAATTTCAAAAAGATATTATGAATTCATACGATGTAGCCGTTATTGGCTCAGGTCCAGGAGGCTATGTAGCAGCAATTCGCTGTGCACAATTAGGAATGAAAACTGCAATTATTGAAAAATATAGTACCCTTGGTGGCACATGTTTAAATGTAGGTTGTATCCCGAGTAAGGCCCTTTTAGATTCTTCGCACCATTATGATGATGCTGTAAAACATTTTGAAGAGCACGGTATTGAAATTCCTGGTGAAATTAAAGTGAATTTAGAAAAAATGATAAACCGCAAACAAGCTGTTGTAGATCAAACAACAGGCGGAATTGATTTTTTAATGAAGAAAAACAACATTGATGTTTATCAAGGTTTAGGAAGTTTTAAAGATGCTACGCATATTACAATTGCTGGTGAAGAAACTATCGAAATTGAAGCAAAAAACACAATTATTGCTACAGGAAGTAAACCATCTACATTACCATTTATCACTTTAGATAAAGAACGTGTAATTACATCTACGGAAGCTTTAAAATTAAAAGAAATTCCTAAACACTTAATCGTTATTGGTGGTGGTGTTATTGGTTTAGAATTAGGACAAGTTTATAAACGTCTTGGTGCAGAAGTAACTGTTGTAGAATATATGGACCGTATTATCCCGACAATGGATGCTGGTTTATCTAAAGAATTAAATAAAGTTTTAAAGAAACAAAAATTCAAAATTAACGCATCTCACAAAGTAAAATCTGTGGAACGTGTTGGCGATGAAGTTATCGTTAAAGCAGATAATAAAAAAGGAGAAGAAGTAGAGTTTAGAGGCGATTACTGTTTAGTATCTGTTGGTCGTCATGCTTATACAGATGGTTTAAATGCCGAAGCTGCTGATGTAAAATTAACAGATCGTGGTTTAGTAGATGTAAACGAGCATTTACAAACTAGCGCATCTAATATTTATGCTATTGGAGATGTTATTAAAGGTGCTATGTTAGCTCACAAAGCTGAAGAAGAAGGTGTTTTTGTAGCAGAAACTATTGCAGGGCAAAAACCACATATAGATTACAATTTAATACCAGGTGTTGTTTACACATGGCCAGAGGTTGCTACTGTTGGTAAAACAGAAGAGCAATTAAAAGAAGCCGGAATAGCATATAAAACAGGTCAATTTCCAATGCGTGCTTTAGGTAGAAGTAGAGCGAGTATGGATTTAGATGGTTTTGTAAAAGTTTTAGCCGATAAAACTACAGATGAAATTTTAGGAGTGCATATGGTTGGTGCTCGTGCTGCCGATATGATTGCTGAAGCTGTTGTTGCTATGGAGTATCGCGCTTCCGCGGAAGATGTATCTCGTATGTCTCACGCACACCCAACATTTACAGAAGCTATCAAAGAAGCGGCTCTAGCTGCAACAGAAGATAGAGCATTACATATATAAATTTTCAGTATTTAATTTAATATTGAATTATTACAAACATTTTAAGGCTGTCTAATTTCGATTAGCAGCCTTTTTTTCATTTCTTCTAAAAAAGAAGAGAAGGAAAGTGTTACTTTCTTAAAATTGTGTTAAATTTACACCAAACAGTTAAAGTTTATTCCTTCAAAAATGAATTTCAAAAAACATTTATTTTATTTTAAACTATAATCGTCTTTAATTTAGATGATTACATTTTTATTTTATGTTTTTAAAAAGAAATATAAAAAAGATTGTGACCTTTTAAATGTATATGTGTCTTAACAATTGTAACCATTAAACTAGCGTAAGCTAAATTTGAAAACCCTACCAAAAATTAATAAAAAATCCGACGAGGATTTGATAAAAGGCATCGTTCATAGCAACGATACGCTGCTTTTTGAAGTTCTATACGACAGGTATGCTACCTTAGTGTATAACAAGTGTATGGGGTTTGCTAAAGATGAAGATGAAGCAAAAGATTTAACACAAGATATATTTCTAAAGTTATTTGTTAAATTAGCAAGCTTTAAAGGAAATTCAAAATTTTCAACATGGTTATATGCATTTACTTATAATCATTGTGTAAATTATGTCACTAGAAATACAGCAAAAAAAATTGAAAAACAATCAGTAGATTACGCTGATGCAGAGAATGTAGAAAGCCTCTATGAAGATGATGAAGATGATAGTAGTTTTCTAAGTATGAAAGTTGATAAATTAAAAATAGCATTAGAATTGATTTCTCCGGAGGAAAAAATGATTTTGCTTTTAAAATATCAAGACTCCTTAACTATAAAAGAAATTGAAGATGCTTTAGGAATAGGAGAAAGTGCAGTAAAAATGCGAATTAAACGTGCTAAAGATAAATTAGTAGACGTTTATAATAATAACCTTGGATAATGGAAAACCCGTTTTTAGACATAAATAAGCCATTAAAGGAAGTTCCACAAGAACTGAAGGCTAAGGTTATGAGCGATATTGCCATGGCCAAGTTAATAATGGAAATAGCCGAATTGTTTTCGTACAATTTATCGAGCGTAATCGAGCTAACCATGAGAAGTAGAAAATAAGTAACCAAAATACTCTAAATAAAATGAACCTTGTCGACAGCTTAAAAGAATCATTAAGTACAATTTGGGAAAGTATAATAAGTGTGTTACCTACCGTTGCAGGAGCAATAGTTGGTATAATCATTGGAATATTAATTATCAAACTGGTAGTTAATATAATAAAGAAGTCATTAAAATTTGTGAAGGCTGATAAGCTGGATGATAAATTAAATGAAATTGACTTATTTGGTGATAAGAAGATACAATTTAATGTTATTGATATTGTAGCGAAGTTTGTTAAATGGATGCTTTACATTATTTTAATAATGATTGTTACAGATCTATTGAATTTAACAATGATCTCTGATGGTATTAAAAGTGTTATTGGTTATTTACCAAGGTTAATTACAGCACTAGCCATATTTGTTATTGGTCTATTGTTTGCGAATTTTGTTAAAAAATCTTTGCAATCGTTCTTTGAGTCTATGGAATTGTCTGGCGGTAAAATGATAAGTCAGGCTATATTTATGTTACTGCTTATATTTATTTCTATTACAGCTTTAAACCAAGCTGGTGTAGATACTGAAATAATAACAAGTAACATTACCATGATTTTGGCAGCATTTTTATTAGCATTTGCTTTAGCTGTTGGATTAGGAGCACAAAAAGTAGTAGGCGATTTGTTTAGAACGTTCTACACAAGAAAAATATACGAAGTTGGACAAATTATTGAGTTCAACGATATAAAAGGAGAAATAGAGTCTATCGATGGTATATCGGTAACCTTAAAAACAACAACAGGAAAAATAGTAATTCCTATTAAAGATATAGTGGAAAGTCAAGTAAGAGTGCAAGATTAACTTTAAGTTAGGGTTAAAATTTGGTTGGTTACTATTTTGTATTACGAACCACTTTCTACTGGTCTCTTCTCATTAATTTGGGAAGAGACTTTTTTTTGCTTAAAACTTAAGTGATATAAAAAAGATGTCTTTAGAAGAAAAGCAAGTAATTAAAATACTATTAACAATCGGACATATTAACTCCAACTGCTAAGCCACCTTCACTAGTTTCTTTGTATTTAGAATTCATATCTTTTGCAGTTTCCCACATGGTGTTAACTACCTTGTCTAAAGGTACCTTTACATTGTTTGGGTCGGTATCTAAAGCTAGTTCTGCAGCATTTATGGCTTTTATTGCACCCATAGCATTACGTTCTATACATGGTATTTGTACCAAACCTCCAATAGGATCGCAGGTTAAACCTAAATGATGTTCCATGGCAATTTCGGCAGCAACTAAAACTTGTTCTGGTGAACCACCAAGTAATTCTGTTAAAGCTCCTGCAGCCATTGCAGATGATACTCCAATTTCGGCCTGACAACCGCCCATGGCAGCCGATATTGTAGCGCCTTTTTTAAATATACTGCCAATTTCCCCAGCAACTAACAAGAATTTTTTAATATCCTCAAAATTACCATCGTGGTTTTCTATTACTAAATAATACATTAATACAGACGGAATTACACCAGCACTACCATTTGTAGGAGCTGTAACTACACGCCCTAATGCCGCATTAACTTCGTTTACAGCTAATGCAAAACAGCTTACCCATTTTAATATTTGTCTAAATTTAACTTCGGTGTTTCTAATGGAGTAAATCCATTCTACAGGATTTGAGTATGGAGATGATCCTTGTAAGCGTTTGTGCATATCGAAAGCTCTACGACGTACATTTAAACCACCAGGAAGGTGACCTTCGGTATGGCAACCGGTGTACATACACTCTAGCATGGTATCCCAAATGCGTTTTAACTCATAATCTATTTCTTCTTCTGTACGAATAGATTTTTCGTTTTCTAAAACAACTTGAGAAATGGGTTTGTTTAAATCTTTACAAAATTTAAGTAGTTCTGTTCCTTTATCAATAGGATAGGGAAATGAACATTTTATTTCAAAATTCTTTTTAGAATTTTTACGTTCTTCTTTTACAACAAATCCTCCGCCAATAGAGTAGAATGTAGATTTTGCTTTTTTACCGTTAATCATGGCGCTAAAAACAATGCCGTTAGAGTGAAAGGGTAAAAACTTTTTATTGAAAACAATATTTGTTCCCGGAGTAAAATCTAATATTTTTTCGTTGTTAAAATGTATTTTTTGAGTTGCTTTTATATCTGCAATAGTGGTTTCAATAATTTCTATAGGCAACGTTTCGGGGTCGGCTCCAGTTAAACCAAGCATTACAGCATAGTCTGTAGCATGGCCTTTTCCGGTTAGGGATAATGATCCATATAAATCGACCTGAATAGTTTCAACCTTACTAAAAGTGTTGTTCGCTTTTAATTCGCTAATCCAGTGTTCGGCGGCACGCCAAGGCCCTAGAGTATGAGAGCTTGATGGGCCAATGCCTATTTTTAGCATGTCGAAAACAGAGATACATTCCATAGTTACGAAAACGTTGTATTTGAAGACAAATATATATAATGTTTTAAGAGAAGGTTTAAATAATGTGTCAATATTTTATAAACAAAATGTAAAACTATTGCAAATTGAAATTTGCTGCGTTGACTTACTGAAATTGGCAGATATGCGCGCAAGGGATGGAACGGTTTGTTTGAGCTCCCGACCTAAGGAGGAGCGAGTAGTGAGAGCCCGGCCCTTTTGGGATGCGCCCAAAGTATTAAATTGACAGTAGATGAATGACAGGTGACCGGCGTTTTGCTACATATAACTAGGTCTGAAAACTGATACGGCACCTGAAAATCAAAAATATGACACTGTGTCAGTTATTTTTGGTTGGCATAATGATTGACTTATACAACTCGAAATTAAAAATGAATTTTCAACACAATAAAAAAATATATTATGAGTAAAATTATTGGAATCGATTTAGGAACAACCAACTCTTGCGTTTCTGTGATGGAAGGTAACGAGCCAGTAGTTATTCCTAATGCAGAAGGAAAAAGAACAACACCATCGGTAATCGCTTTTGTAGAAGGCGGTGAAATTAAAGTTGGTGATCCTGCAAAACGTCAGGCTGTAACTAACCCAACAAAAACAGTTTATTCTATTAAACGTTTTATGGGTAACAAATATTCTGAGTCTAAAAACGAAGCGGAACGTGTTCCTTACAAAGTAGTAAAGGGAGATAACGATACGCCTAGAGTTGATATTGATGGTCGTTTATATACACCACAAGAATTATCGGCTATGATTCTTCAAAAAATGAAGAAAACGGCAGAAGATTATTTAGGAACTGATGTTACTGAAGCGGTAATTACTGTACCTGCTTACTTTAACGATAGTCAACGTCAAGCAACTAAAGAAGCTGGTGAAATCGCTGGTTTAAAAGTTAGACGTATTATTAACGAACCTACTGCGGCTGCTTTAGCTTACGGTATGGACAAAAAAGGAACTGACCAAAAAATAGTAGTATTTGATTTTGGTGGAGGAACGCATGATGTATCTATCCTTGAATTAGGTGATGGTGTATTTGAAGTACTTTCTACAGATGGTGATACGCACTTAGGTGGTGATGATGTTGATGAGAAAATCATCGGTTGGTTAGCAGATGAGTTTAATGCTGAAGAGAACATGGATTTAAGAAAAGATCCAATGTCTTTACAACGTTTAAAAGAAGCTGCTGAAAAAGCTAAGATTGAGTTATCATCTTCTGCACAAACAGAAATTAACTTACCTTATATTACAGCTACAGCTAGTGGACCAAAACACTTAGTACGTACATTAACACGTTCTAAATTTGAGCAATTAATTGACGATTTAGTAAAACGTACTATTGAGCCATGTCAAACAGCTTTAAAAGCAGCAGGTTTATCTAAATCTGATATTGACGAGGTTAT
The window above is part of the Algibacter sp. L3A6 genome. Proteins encoded here:
- the lpdA gene encoding dihydrolipoyl dehydrogenase, whose product is MNSYDVAVIGSGPGGYVAAIRCAQLGMKTAIIEKYSTLGGTCLNVGCIPSKALLDSSHHYDDAVKHFEEHGIEIPGEIKVNLEKMINRKQAVVDQTTGGIDFLMKKNNIDVYQGLGSFKDATHITIAGEETIEIEAKNTIIATGSKPSTLPFITLDKERVITSTEALKLKEIPKHLIVIGGGVIGLELGQVYKRLGAEVTVVEYMDRIIPTMDAGLSKELNKVLKKQKFKINASHKVKSVERVGDEVIVKADNKKGEEVEFRGDYCLVSVGRHAYTDGLNAEAADVKLTDRGLVDVNEHLQTSASNIYAIGDVIKGAMLAHKAEEEGVFVAETIAGQKPHIDYNLIPGVVYTWPEVATVGKTEEQLKEAGIAYKTGQFPMRALGRSRASMDLDGFVKVLADKTTDEILGVHMVGARAADMIAEAVVAMEYRASAEDVSRMSHAHPTFTEAIKEAALAATEDRALHI
- a CDS encoding RNA polymerase sigma factor, whose product is MKTLPKINKKSDEDLIKGIVHSNDTLLFEVLYDRYATLVYNKCMGFAKDEDEAKDLTQDIFLKLFVKLASFKGNSKFSTWLYAFTYNHCVNYVTRNTAKKIEKQSVDYADAENVESLYEDDEDDSSFLSMKVDKLKIALELISPEEKMILLLKYQDSLTIKEIEDALGIGESAVKMRIKRAKDKLVDVYNNNLG
- a CDS encoding mechanosensitive ion channel family protein; translation: MNLVDSLKESLSTIWESIISVLPTVAGAIVGIIIGILIIKLVVNIIKKSLKFVKADKLDDKLNEIDLFGDKKIQFNVIDIVAKFVKWMLYIILIMIVTDLLNLTMISDGIKSVIGYLPRLITALAIFVIGLLFANFVKKSLQSFFESMELSGGKMISQAIFMLLLIFISITALNQAGVDTEIITSNITMILAAFLLAFALAVGLGAQKVVGDLFRTFYTRKIYEVGQIIEFNDIKGEIESIDGISVTLKTTTGKIVIPIKDIVESQVRVQD
- a CDS encoding L-serine ammonia-lyase yields the protein MECISVFDMLKIGIGPSSSHTLGPWRAAEHWISELKANNTFSKVETIQVDLYGSLSLTGKGHATDYAVMLGLTGADPETLPIEIIETTIADIKATQKIHFNNEKILDFTPGTNIVFNKKFLPFHSNGIVFSAMINGKKAKSTFYSIGGGFVVKEERKNSKKNFEIKCSFPYPIDKGTELLKFCKDLNKPISQVVLENEKSIRTEEEIDYELKRIWDTMLECMYTGCHTEGHLPGGLNVRRRAFDMHKRLQGSSPYSNPVEWIYSIRNTEVKFRQILKWVSCFALAVNEVNAALGRVVTAPTNGSAGVIPSVLMYYLVIENHDGNFEDIKKFLLVAGEIGSIFKKGATISAAMGGCQAEIGVSSAMAAGALTELLGGSPEQVLVAAEIAMEHHLGLTCDPIGGLVQIPCIERNAMGAIKAINAAELALDTDPNNVKVPLDKVVNTMWETAKDMNSKYKETSEGGLAVGVNMSDC
- the dnaK gene encoding molecular chaperone DnaK; this encodes MSKIIGIDLGTTNSCVSVMEGNEPVVIPNAEGKRTTPSVIAFVEGGEIKVGDPAKRQAVTNPTKTVYSIKRFMGNKYSESKNEAERVPYKVVKGDNDTPRVDIDGRLYTPQELSAMILQKMKKTAEDYLGTDVTEAVITVPAYFNDSQRQATKEAGEIAGLKVRRIINEPTAAALAYGMDKKGTDQKIVVFDFGGGTHDVSILELGDGVFEVLSTDGDTHLGGDDVDEKIIGWLADEFNAEENMDLRKDPMSLQRLKEAAEKAKIELSSSAQTEINLPYITATASGPKHLVRTLTRSKFEQLIDDLVKRTIEPCQTALKAAGLSKSDIDEVILVGGSTRIPAVQAAVEKFFGKAPSKGVNPDEVVSLGAGIQGGVLSGDVKDVLLLDVTPLSLGIETMGNVFTKLIEANTTIPTKKSQVFSTAADNQPSVEIHVLQGERAMAADNNTIGRFHLDDIPPARRGTPQIEVTFDIDANGIIKVSATDKGTNKTQDIRIEASSGLTEEEIQKMKADAEANAEADKAAAENAQKLNEADSMIFQTEKQLEEFGDKLSEDKKQPIVDGLEELKKAYETKDVAVITPALDKINEAWKVASEEMYKAQADAGGAQPGPDAGADAQAEGSDVEDVDFEEVK